The nucleotide window AGCAATAGAAATGTTCCCTGTATATTTCATCTCTCATTTTTTAGTATATAAATGGGGACAGTTTATAGCCGTTCATATCTTCATTTTTGTTCTGTATTATATATCCGCATTATCATCTTATCTACTTTTCTCCATGTTCGATAAAGGGAGAAAAATACGGGTACTATCTGCTATTTTATACTCTTTACTTATGCCCATAACCTCCATACCGCTCTCTATAACTTATAGTATCTTACCTTTATCCCTTTATCTAGCAAGGAAAATTTCAATTAGGAACTACGTACTATTCTTCATAACGTCCGTGTTGTCATCGAGCATAGCGTATCCTTTTGACCTTACTTTTTCAGCAATAGTCAATGAAAATGTCCGAAAAGACTATGCTGTAATCGCATTTATAGCCAGTTTATTTTGGCTGACACCATATTTTATCCTTGGTTATCCCAGCAATGTTGAAATGTTTTACTCTATTTTCACGGAGCAGCTTATCTACTATATCCTCTTTTTAATAATCTTAGGGATAGCGTTTGTAACTAGGAGTAAGATTGTTGCTTTTTCAGCACTTCTTGGAGTATCGTATATAGTGTTAGGGTTCCCGTTTTTTTATTTGTTATACCCATTTGTAATATTATCAACTTTCATCGCTTTACTAAACTCAGCTAATAATAACTCTATTTTAGCCATATTTTTACTCTCTTTGTTTGTACTTTCTTCGTATTCTGTTTTAACACAACCGTTTTATCACCAATCTCCTGCGATAAATAGTGTCATTAAGCAATTAGAACGCTTACCTTTCGGAACAGTATACTGGAACTCTTCTTATCCCTTAATGTCTCCCTTACCTATTACTAACTTTACCACATTTGCGAACTATATAGTAGAGAATGATAGCATAGTCAATAATACCAATTACCTTGGTTATCCCGTTTTTACTTACTATTCAAACACCACCCTGTACAAACATAAGTACATAACAGTGAGTGTGAAACCCCTCATTAATGCTAAGGTACAACGTTATAACGGTTCTTTTATATGGGTTGCCCAAAGCCCACATCAACAATCATCAGTATCTGTAGTCTTCACTGAACCTGAAAATTTATCTGGAGAACTAAAAGTAAATGTAAATATTACAGATCTAGAATACTTTTACGTTGAAGTTTATTCTAACAGTGGAGTCAAATATTATCATAATTCTTCAACTATACCGGTTAACGGGACAATAGACCTGATAGACCTAATATGCTATAACCCTCAAGCCCATGAAGTATTTAACGTAAGTTTAGTATACCAAAATTCCACCCAGGAAGAGAATTTACTCATAATACCCCCAGTAATAAAGAACGAGATTATTTTTATTAAAAACGAGTCCTTTACTAATGGACACCTAGTAATTAGTATAACCTCAAATGTGAACTTCACCCTCAGGTTCGACAGTGGTATAGGTCTGACTTTTAGTTTAAACGGTATGAACGTAAGTAACCTCACAAAAACCTACGAGTTACCCCCCGGACATTACGAGATTATGGGGGTATATGAGAACCAAGGTTACATTTTTTACGGAGAACTCGCCACAGTAACCGGGTTTGCCCTAGGGCTTCTATACGCCTTAACAATGTCAAACGAGAAAATTAGAAGTAAGTTTAAGAAGGTATTCAAAGTAGAGAAAATAGAGAAATACATAGAAGGATGACATTATCCCCAAAAGCACCCATCTCCCTGAGTATATAGCCCTGAAGACTATAGCCAAAATCGGTATAGCTATCACTAAGCCTAAAAAAGAGTTAGTTAATGTGACTATTAAGGAGCATATCATTAAGCTAAACAGAGAGGAAAAGACCCCTCTTAAAACGCTAAAGTCCTTAAAAAATAGCTTTGACATCGCCTCTATTACAAAGAAGGATAAAGACCAAAGAAAAAGGAAATGAATTACTACGACAACTATTCGGGGTAGGTGTATCTCATTCACTTTAATACACTACTTCTACTAGTTTTTAAGGTTTCTACGAAGAGTATAAACTTTTATTAAATATTTTGAAAAAAAGCTTAATTAAATTTATCTTATTTATTTTTTACATGGACTCAAACTGGAGATCTACGCCCCTTGAGATTAGGGAAGGAATAAAGTACCTTTCTGCACACTTCTATCCCGAAGGGATAATGGGTAGGTGGAGCGAACTAAAGAAACTTTCATTCAACGCTGCAAAGGCAATAAAACTCTACTCCCTACAGCAAGTTATAGAAGAACTTGAGCATTTTGACTTCTTTAAGGAATACTTTAAGGACGACCCCTTAAGCACAGTAAAACTACCCCAATCCTATGTCGAGTTATTTGACGGATTAGTAGAGGACTTTAAGACACCTAATTGGAAAGACAATGTGGCAACTAGGTTCCACATGATCACAGAAGGAGTACTAGCCACAGTAGGGTTAAAAATCTTGAACGAGACCTCCAGACGATACGGCCTTACAAAGTTTAATGAGGGCATAAAGGCTATAATCGAGGACGAAGCGAGGCATGTTAATTTCGGTTTTTCCCTCATAGAAAATAAGGAATACGCTATAAAAAGGGTCGAAGAGTTATTCCCTCTGGCTGTTAGGATAGTCAAAGACGGTAAAGAAAAAATTGAACCGATGGGGTATAATATGGATGAGTTAATAGGGCTAATGGAAGATCTAAAGAAAGCTAGGATAGAGAAACTTTCTTCCCTAAGTAAATAGAGTTATTAGGTAGAATAGAGTTAACCTTGTAGTTTTTTGAAAATACTGTCCTGAACCCTACCCTCTCCATGGTCTTTTTTAGTTCCCACGGTAAATACAGCTTATAGAACCGCTCTACTCTCCTCCCAGAAACATAACTAGTTATGACGATATTTCTCTTGAAGAAGTACTTGGGTTGGACTAACCATACTGTGACCATGATACTGCCTCCCTCCTTCAGTACTCTCTTTGCCTCCATTAACGCGGCCGATGGGTCCCTGAGGTGGTGTATAGAAGAAATGTACAGAAGCGTATCGGCACTCTCGCTCCTCAAAGGCATAAACTCCATGTCTGCAAGGACTAAGTCCTCGCACCCCCTTTTCCTTGCTTCATTTAGTTGCTTTGATGAAAAGTCTAAGCACAACTTGAGGTCTGCTTTAGCAGCTATACAGTTCTGTCCTGAACCGCACCCTACATCAACCAGTATTTTTGCTTTATCCAGCATAGTAAGGTACCCTAGGGGCTTTCTTCTGTGGACAATGTATTCGTAAGCGTCCTTAGTCCTTTCTTTTTCATCCACATAAGATTTTTCAGCCCGCTTAACTAATTAAGTATCTTGTGAAAATTATAGTGGATCTAGTTAGGGAAAATAAAAGGTTAGAAGTAGAGCTACCTGAAAAAGCTACAGTGAGGGATTTGCTCAAGAAGATCGGTTATCGGGTTCAAGGTAGCGTAGTTGTCAAAGACGACGTACCGGTGATCGAAGACGAAAGATTAAAGGACGGCGACACAGTAAAGGTATTTTTAGCTGCATCTGGTGGTTAGGAAGTGAGTAGTGTTAATATAAAAGAGATTTTGAAAGAGAAGAGGACATGGTTAAACGGAGTGAAGAGCCCTAACCCGGAAGAGAGGGCAAAAGCATGGGAGATGATCAGGCTCATAGTAGATACTGGGAACGGTAATGAACTCAGGAGTTACCTAGGATATTTACGTTCTCTACTTTGGCATTCCCTACAAGGGGTAAGAGACGACGCATGGGAGAATATTGATCTATACAAAAAACTACTTGTAAAAGGTGTAGAGAGGGGGCTAATGGCTAATTCTGATAGGATTAAGTGGTCAGCTTGGTCTAAGGTCATCGATATGGTTAACATGGGTATTATTTCCAAGGATCAAGTGATCCAGTACCGACATTCTTATTGGAGGCTGCTCAGGAGTAGGTGGGTGACTATAAGGAAAAAATCGTGGAGACTATTTGTAGACCTTGTAGAATACGGGATTTTTCAGAACAAAGATAAGGAAAGGTTTAAAGAGTTTTTAAGGCACAAGAAGGCTAGCGTTAGGATTTATGCATGGGAAGCCACTATAAGACTTATGAGATTAGGGTTTATCTCGAAAGATGAAGTTATGAGCGAGATAAAGTATCTAACAGAATTAACCGCATATGAAAGTAATATTAAGAAAAGAGCGGAAAAAGTCCTAAAAGGGCTTAAGAGTTGAAAGTAGCTATAGTAGGCGGAGGTATAGTAGGGCTATTTACCGCGTACTATCTATCTAAAGAGAATGTAGACGTTACAGTATTTGAGAAAGCCTTTTTAGGAAATGGATCTGTGCATGCTGCAGGGCTGATAGAACCTTATAGGTTTGACAAGATAAACAGCTTATCTATGATTAAAAAGATGATGAAATATAGAAGTATAGGGGTAACCAATATACGTTCTGTCAATGCGAACTGGCTGTTCTCGTTAATCGCTGAACTGAATAAACCGGCTCCTCCGGAAGCGTGGGAAATAATGAGGTTTATGGCCTCATATTCTCTTAAAGAATATAAGAGGATGGCAGAAGAAAGAAATGATTTTGATTATGAAGAAAACGGTCTACTTGAGCTCTACTATGACAAGTCGTCCTTAGAAAAGGCCGTCGAAGAAGAGAAAGGTAATCCTTTCAGGCCTAAGTTTGAAGTAACTGATGTGAAAGGATTTGCAGGCGGAATATATTTTCCAGAGCTCTCTAAAGTAGATACCTTTAAGTTCATAAATAGGATGGAAAGAGAGTTAGATAACGTCAGGGTGATAATTAAGGAAGTAAAGAAAGTAGGGATTGATGGGACTTTGGAAGGGGCTAAATACGATAGAGTCGTCCTTGCCTCGGGTGTCTCGTTAAGGAACTTAGGTCTACCGATAACTGCGTTTAAAGGGTATGGATATAGGGTTAAGGGTGAAGTGGAAATAAAGTACCCTTTTGTGTTAGCTGAATACGGAGTAGCCGTAGCCAAGAACTCAGACCACATAAAAATTACCGGTGGGTTTGACGCTGATTTCTCTGAGGACTCTAATAGGGCTGAGTTCTTTCTCGGTGTCGCCTCAAAAGTAGTAGGGGTTAACTATGTCTACGACCTGACAATGGGTTATAGACCTTGTTCTCCCGACGGGTTTCCCATCATAGGGGAATACGAGAACTTAGTGTTTTCTACTGGAGCATGTAGGCTAGGTTGGAGCTTTGCTCCAGCAATGGGAAAGATGACCTCGGATATGGTGTTGGGTAGGGCAAAAAGTTACGGTTATCTATCCCGCTATATAAGTGGAAGAAATTTAAGAGTGGACACAACATAGTATCATATGACTATTGTTAAGTCAGATCTACTAAAGAGGTTAATGGACGCTAAAAAGTTCTTTCTCGATGGATATATAGATGAAGGTGTAAAGATAGTCCAGGACGTCCTTAAATCCTCACCGCAGAAGGAGGAGTATAATTGGTTTATTTGCAATTTAATAGAGAGCGTAGATTGTAAGTATCTATTCCCTGTATTAGATAGGATATCTTCTAGTTTTGATATATCGAAGTGTCAGAACGTTAAGAACGTAGTAATGTGTGGTATATTACAGAATATCTATAACTCTCACGTAGACTTAGCGCTGAATGTCCTCGTAGAACAAGGCAAGAGAGATAGACTAGAAGATATAACTAAAGAGGTCTTTAAAGTTAACCCTGAAGTAAACGGGGAGATCTTGTACAAACTAGCTGAGGCACTTAGAAAGGTAGGAGACGAGAAGACTGCTACGGTACTCCTAAACGAGGCGTGTAAAAAAGGTGTAAAAGAAGCTTGTTCCAATGCTGTAGTCCCTCCCCCTAGGTCTGTTATGTAACCTCTATTATTTTCCACTCTATATTTTCTTCAAATTCTTTTCCTATTTCATAAACTATAACACTTACGTCCTCGAAAAGCTCAGGGTATATTCTGTTTACAAAAATCCTAATTTCACTGCTATTATTGTCGATTTCTATTCTCTCTACGCCTCTTATAGAAACCAACTTTTCCTGAAGTTCTTCTACAAGGGACTTTAATTCCACGTCGTCCAGTCTAAATTCGGGTTTTTTTCTTACGAATGCAACTATCTTGTTTTTATTCTTGTCATAAGCCACTTTGATCAGGTCTTTTCCCAGTTTTTCTCTCAATTCAATAAATTTCAGGGCAACCGTATAGGTCAAGTCATTGTTTCTTAGTTCCATCAATCTGTCTGATAATTACCGCGTCGGTTATATCTTTCCATGAAATCTTATACCCTAAATATTCCAGTACCTCTACGATATAATCTCCATATTTGGCACGTAAGGCTGACAGTTTTTGTCCGTTGAAGTCAATGTTTTTTAATTTTTCAAGAAAATCTTCCCTTATATAGTAGTTTTTCAAGAAAATATACCCTTTAAACTGTTTGAGGTTTTTCCTAATTAATTCATGAGGTATATGTAATTTTTCTGCTATCTCTTTAATGCTAATAACATCTTTTTCCTCATCAAGTGTATAGTCTACTTTCACGTTTTCTAACCTTTTTCTTTCTATTTCTTTAAGCCATTTATATACTTTCATTACATCAACTTTCCTCTTAAATTTTATTATATTATCACCTTCATAGTCACCCAAGCTTAGTTCTTCGTTTAGGAGGATTAAAATAGGGTCTTTTACCTCCTTTAGTTTCTTTATTTTTTCTTTAATATAATCTTCTGTCCAAAACCCCACTATTTCTATATAGACCTTCAAATCGTCTTTTTGAGCTAGAAAGTCTGGGATAAATATTTTATTTCCTACTACAAGAGGTTCTGGTTCTCTAAAGAGCTTCCAACCTGTGGACAAAGCTGAAAATTCATAGAAAAACCTTTCTTCTACAGAACTGTCAAATAGCTTTTCGTCTTCTCTCATTTCTTTCTGTATATTATTATAGTCTTCTACTTCCAGCTTATATACCCTTTTCCTTTTTTTACCTAGTACTAGATCTGCTTCTATCCTCCAGTGCCCTGTAGATACAATAAACGGGACTAAAACAGCGAAGTTCCTGCCGTATTTTTCATTCATTTTTAATAATGTAGCAGGACCTATGAATTCAAGCCTTAGCGGTTTATAGGCGAAGTACATTAACCCTAACCATTTAGCCTTCCTTATTATTTCCTTCCAGTCAGAGGAGACGGCCACTGATAGCTTGTAAGCTTTAAAGAGAAGAGTTTGCAAAAGAGATAGGTTATATGTTTTAATTAGTTGGTCTGAAGTTATGGCAGGTAATTCCACAATTTTCTTTTCATCGTCTAGGTCTGAAAACATAAATTTTATAGGGTCTATTCCGAGCTCGTTTTGTATAAGTTTGATTATCTTATCTCTTTCATCACCTTCTAAAACCGGTCCTCTCTCGAATAATTTCTTCCTTATAATTTTGGGATCTATGGGTGAATCTCCCTCGAATTTTATGAATCTTGTAGCTGTTTTAAACAGACCTCTTACCAGCTTATAATCATAAATTTTTTCTAAGTATTTTATCTCCTCTTTTACCTCACCTAGTGTTAAACCCGTCCTAAACATGGAAAGAATTTCATTAGCTATTTCTTGGTCCTCACAGAACAACGGAATTACCCTATTCCCTTTTAGCTTAAATCTCGCAAGAGACCAAGGTAACACATTTAATATGCAATGTAGAAGATAAAAATGATTTGGTAACCCTGAGGTACTTTAAGGGATTAATCGTCTGTGACGCTTACGCTCCAAACACTAAGTGGTCTGATGAACTAAAAGCTTACATATCTTACGCCTACAAATACACTGAGATAAAAAAGTATTTTAGAGAAGAAGGAATAGACGTGACAGACGAAGTATTTAACTCCGCTCCGCCTTTTCCTGCTATAACCGATGAAATTAAGTTAAGAGATTACCAGTTTGAAGCATTGAAAGCATGGATCTCCCACGGTAAAAGGGGGATAATAGTATTACCGACCGGTGCGGGAAAAACAGTAGTTGCCCTAAAGGCTCTAGCTTCCCTTAGAGAGTCGACACTTATAGTAGTCCCGACTATAGATTTAATGCACCAGTGGGCTAATTCTATTAGGGAATTATTAAAGGCTGATGTAGGTGAGATAGGAGGAGGAGAAGATAAGGTCTCTGGTATCACTGTAATTACTTACGACTCAGCCTATACTAGGGCAGAAGAACTAGGCGACAAATTCTTCTTCATTATTTTTGATGAAGTCCACCATTTGCCCTCCGAGGGGTACTCTTTGATGGCAAAAATGTATGCAGCTCCCCATAGGCTCGGTCTGACTGCTACTCCCGAGAGAGAAGACGGTAAACACGTCTTATACCCTGACCTAGTGGGACCAATAGTCTATAGAAAAGGAGTAGAAGACTTCGCAGGGAAGTATATAGCGAGTTTTGATATTAAGAAAATATATGTTAAAATGACAGAAGAAGAGGAGATAAAATACAAGCAGCTGAGGCAAAAGCTGAGGAAATATCTTGAAAAGAAACACATTACTTTACGCAGTTTAGATGATTTCAATAAGTTAGTTAGGTTGGCTTCAAAGGACAGAGAAGCTAGAGAAGCCTTGTTAGCCTGGCATGAGTCTTTACGCATAGCAGTAAATTCTAAAGCTAAAGTTGAAAAGTTGAGGGAATTGCTGAAGGAATTTAAGGACGATAAGGTGATTATCTTTACAAGGGACACTCAATTAGCTTATGAACTTAGTAAGCTTTTTCTGATACCAGTTGTTACCTATAAGACGAGTAAAGACGAAAGGAAAGAGATACTCCAAAAGTTCAGGAAGGGGACCTATAGAGTTATCGTAGCTTCTACAGTATTTGACGAGGGTGTTGATGTCCCTGATGCAAATGTGGGGATAGTCTTAGGGGGTTATGGTACTAAAAGGCAATATTTGCAGAGACTAGGTAGGTTATTGAGGGGTAAAGATAAGAACGCTCTCTTGATAGAAATTATAACTAAAGGTTCAGCAGACTATAGGCTCAGCAAGAGGAGGAGTTTCAGTACATAATACACCTTGAGGATCCCGTCGGTTTATAGCAAAATAAGTATCTACTCAGAAATAATTGTATTAGATATGTTTGGATAAAAGTATATAAATAGGGATACCAATAGGAGAGTTAATGGATGGAATAGATAAAAAAATTATTCTTGCATTATTTAAAGATGGCAGGATATCGCAAAGGAAGATAGCTGAGGACGTGAGCCTATCAGCTACGTCTCTGAACTACAGGTTTAATAAGTTAATAGAAGACGGTATAATTAAGTCCTTTAAAGTAACTATAAACCCTAATTTCTACAATAAGTTCTATGCGTTTGTGTCCTTTAAGAACTCAAGAGACTATATTTCACCATTTGTAAATGTTAGAGTAAGATGCTTAGAAGAACTTAACGTCTATAGGATTCAAGGGGACTCGTATAATGACCTTACGGATAAAATAGCTACCATGAGCAAAGAGCTGGGAGAACCTCAAATGACCTATATACCAGAACAAGTACCTGTTAAACCTTCCGGTGTAGATATTGAAATAGTGAAAGAGTTAATGAGGGATCCTAGAGCAGAACCCAGTGATATTGCCAAGAATATTAACATTCCCACAAAGACTATTCAGCGTAGGATAAGTGCACTTATAGGTAAGAATATAATAAACGTAATACCAATAGTAGACTTATCTAAAGCTGATATTGTAGTATTTGGAATATTCTCTAACCTAATATCAAAACTAGAGTTACTTGAAGGCTGCAAATTCCTTTCCTTCAAAGACGGTGATAGAGGGATTACAGTCTGTGCCGTAGAGAACATTAAGGTAGCGGATAGTTATGTTAAGAAAGTTAGAGAGATAGATAATAGTGCGGAGATAATGATAGCGACTGAATACGACATTTATAATGACAGCGCTATGAAAGAGTTAGAAGATATAGAGAATAAAGCTATTACTTCTATTAAGTAATTATCATTCTTTTAATGTGACGATTATTACATATTTATAATTTTATTTAAAATAACCTTATAAGTAGATACTTCTCCCAACTATTCAGAACAGGTTGAAGCTTAGTATATTGTTAATAGTCGTGTCCTTATTACTTCTTCTTTTAGGGATATCGCTTTCGGTATACGCTGTTCAACAAAAATTTGTCGAACTTTACAATTTTGGTTATGGAAAATTAGCGTCTCCGCCGGAAAACTGGCAAGACTGTTATTGGGCTATATTAGTCAGGGGGTATCCTAATGCGACAATTTTCTACGACAATCATTTAATTCAACTTAATAATATATCTAATTATTCTCTCCCATCACCTGGATATTATACTTATATTATCAGCGGATATATTCAACCATATGCGTTTCTTTCTCCATTAAGTATGTTTATGACCTTAACGGGTACCTTAATAGGGTTTAAGGGGACTACTCTTTTCTTTCAAGAGAGAATTTTAGGGGAGGACTTAGTAAAGGGATATGCGGTAGGTGGCTCACTAAGCCGCTATGTACTAAAGCGGTTGAGCAGTGCTCTAGTATCTTTATCCATAGTGTTTATATTGATTGTTGTTCTAGAGTATTTTCACGGTAGAAACCCTTACTTATCGCTGTTAGAATTCCTAGAATTTAATGCAGGCATTTCATCATATTTCAAAATAGATGCTACGAGTCTGATTTTGACCTCATTGGCTTATACTGCAATGTTACTAGGTATCTCTTTCTCGCTCACCGTCTACTTAAGCGCTTTCTTGGTAATCTATGGGCTTGAAAACCCTTTAGTAAGTAAGATCATGGACAAGTGGAAATACATAGGATCAGCATTAGCTTCATGGGTGTTTGCGATGATTATTATATACGCTCTCCATTTTTTCACCGGGCTATTACCTTATGGTACTCCTAAAGGTGAAATATTACCCTATCTGGTGATGCCCGTAATATCCTTATTTTTCCCCTTCATAGGCATTTTCGCAAATAGAATGCTTTCAACAATTCCCAAGTCGACGGCGTCTGTAAAGGGGCTTGACAAAAAAGTTATAATATATCGTCATGTACTTGGAAATGCTACTGTAGTTATGCTTTCAACAATATCATCAGCCTTCGTGGAGATGCTCTTAGCCGAACTGTTGGTTGAAGGGATCTTTCAGTGGCCTGGTTTCGGTTTACTCCTTAAATACGCTGTATTTAATGGGGACTATAAGGTAATTGAAGGTTCTATGTTAACGTATTCCACGTTAACAGTCCTCTCTAACTTCATTACAGACGTAGTTTACGGTATTCTAGACCCTAGGGTGACGAGGTAATGAGAAGGAGGTTCCTGATCGCCCTCTCTATCTTCGTTATAGTACTAGGACTCAGCTTGTTCTTTGATTTTTACACACTCCCAAAAGGTAAACCTCTACAGCCTCCATCTTATCAGTACCCTTTAGGGACTTATATAGACGGGAGTAACATGATCAACGTTAACGCTAAGGCTATTGTTAATACCTTGTTATTTGGAGGACTTGTGGGGTTAGGAGAGGTCTTACTAGCTATCACTTACGGTAGTATAGCAGGTGCTTATGGGGGAGTAGTTAGGAGCACCATGGTCAGAGTAATAGACGCGTTAAACTCGTTACCGAGGCTCCCGTTACTGTTATCTGTTGCTCTCTTTTATGGTATCCCAACTGGAAATTCCCTGAAGGCTAACTTTTTCCTTACAATACTGATTGTAATGCTTACTGGGTGGAATATATATGCAAGGCAAATAACAGAGATGGTCTACGCTTCGTCAATTGGTAAGTCTACAAGAAGGGTAGTAGGTAAGGTAGATCTAGGCTTAATACTCAAGAATATGAAAAGACAGGCAACAAACCTTTTAATACCTAGCTCAATTGACGGTATTTCAACTTATACCGGAATGGGAGTTATAGGTGGTGTAGGAGACCCTAATTATCCTACACTTACGACTTTGCTTAATACAGCCTCACATTTATTGTATGACTGGTGGATGTTTTTAGTGCCCGCAGTTTTCAGAGGAATAGTGTTAGTAATACTCCTTGTCTTAGGCGACGAGGTAAGGAGGTTGTAGCGGTGCTTGAATACAAATGCTTAACAGTGGGTAAGAAATTGAGTTGTTTTACGGCAACAATCAGGTCTCATACGGGTATATTAGGTCAAAGAGAAAGCGGTAAGGAGGAAATCATAAAGGCGACCTTCAGGTTGATAAAAGCTGACGGTGAAGTCAAGCTAGATGGTGTAAATATTCTAGGTATGAAAGATGAAGAGTTTAGAAAAATATTATGGACTAAGATAAGCTGGGTTCCATATGACGTAATGCAACTCTTCAACCCGATCTATGATGTAGCTTCTCACTTTGTAGAGATTTTTATAAGTCACGGACTAGGTAATTCTGATTATGCGTTAGATGTCGCAAGAGAGTTTTTGAAAATTTTAGGGCTTAACCCTGAAGAGGTACTTAAGAGTTATGTATTTCAGTTATCTCCCTTAAAGTTAAAGAAGACTGCTTTGGCTCTCGCTTTATTTACAGAACCTGAACACGTCTTGGTTGATGATATAGAGTACGGTATAAGTGAAATAGATCAGATCCAAGTCGTGAATTCAATAATAGATGTTATGTCTACTACGTCAAGTATATTCCTTATCTCGGATAATGACCCTGCCGTTTTATCCCGCGTGGCAGATCACTTCATTGTCCTCTATAGAGGTGAGATATTAGAGGAAGGAGATAACGTCCTTGTAGACCCTCTTCACCCTTATACCATCGATGTGCTTAGGGGGTATGTAGCCCCTGAAGGATACCTTTCAGACGGGTGTGTATACGCAAATTCTTGTTATTATTCTTCTGTAAAGTGTATGTTAAAAAAACCAGAAATGATCAAGATAGGAAATAGGGTGGTAAAGTGCCATCTTTACCCAAATGTATAACTTTAAGGCTAAGTTCAGTGTATGGGGACTTTGTTAAGGACGTGAACCTAGAGGTCTCTAGAGGTGAATTTGTGCTGGTTGTTGGGGAGTGGACTAGAGGTCTTGAGGAGTTATCTAAAATGCTCACCGGAGAACTTAAGCCTAGAAAAGGTAAAATTTATCGTAATTTTGATAAGAGGGAAATAAGGCTGATTACCAGAGAAATAATAACAAGTGAACTAAGAATAAAAGATATTTTAAGACTATATGAGAAAA belongs to Stygiolobus caldivivus and includes:
- a CDS encoding ATP-binding cassette domain-containing protein: MLEYKCLTVGKKLSCFTATIRSHTGILGQRESGKEEIIKATFRLIKADGEVKLDGVNILGMKDEEFRKILWTKISWVPYDVMQLFNPIYDVASHFVEIFISHGLGNSDYALDVAREFLKILGLNPEEVLKSYVFQLSPLKLKKTALALALFTEPEHVLVDDIEYGISEIDQIQVVNSIIDVMSTTSSIFLISDNDPAVLSRVADHFIVLYRGEILEEGDNVLVDPLHPYTIDVLRGYVAPEGYLSDGCVYANSCYYSSVKCMLKKPEMIKIGNRVVKCHLYPNV
- a CDS encoding peptide ABC transporter permease; this translates as MRRRFLIALSIFVIVLGLSLFFDFYTLPKGKPLQPPSYQYPLGTYIDGSNMINVNAKAIVNTLLFGGLVGLGEVLLAITYGSIAGAYGGVVRSTMVRVIDALNSLPRLPLLLSVALFYGIPTGNSLKANFFLTILIVMLTGWNIYARQITEMVYASSIGKSTRRVVGKVDLGLILKNMKRQATNLLIPSSIDGISTYTGMGVIGGVGDPNYPTLTTLLNTASHLLYDWWMFLVPAVFRGIVLVILLVLGDEVRRL